TGCAATTCTAAAAAGCTCACCAACAGAAGTTGTTAATACTGATCTGTTTGCAGTAATGGCAAAACGTCGCTCCACTAGAAAATTTTCAGACAAAATAGTAGAAACCGAAAAGATCGATAAGATAATAGCTGCTGCAGATACTGCCCCTACTGCAGGCAACTATCAAGGGTTTGAAATATTTTATATCAAGAGTCCTGAAAAAAAGAAACAGCTTGTTGAAGCATGTAATAAACAACCATATGTTGATGCCCCAGTTGTTCTGGTTTTTTGTAAAAACCCATCTAGAGTAAAATTTGATTTTCCAGAAGAAGTTCTGAAAAAATTTGCCATTCAAGATGCAACCTTAGCAGCAGGATATTCGCAGCTTGCAGCACAAGCCTTAGGGTTAAGTTCAATTTGGATAGGCATGTTAGATGAGAAAAAAGTAATGAATGTGATCGGAACAGACCTTGTGCCCTCATCTGTTTTATGTATAGGATATCCAGAGAAGCAAAAATTCCCAAAACCAAGAAGAAATCTAAAAGAATTAGTCCATGTCGTTTATTGAGAATGTTCGGTCGTTTCCGTCGATCCCGCAACCAAACGACCGAGATTCGCCACAAAAGT
Above is a window of Nitrosopumilus sp. K4 DNA encoding:
- a CDS encoding nitroreductase family protein, with amino-acid sequence MSEDNVEKVYPAGYKPNVEIKEKPGVRNQLLDAILKSSPTEVVNTDLFAVMAKRRSTRKFSDKIVETEKIDKIIAAADTAPTAGNYQGFEIFYIKSPEKKKQLVEACNKQPYVDAPVVLVFCKNPSRVKFDFPEEVLKKFAIQDATLAAGYSQLAAQALGLSSIWIGMLDEKKVMNVIGTDLVPSSVLCIGYPEKQKFPKPRRNLKELVHVVY